A part of Agromyces protaetiae genomic DNA contains:
- a CDS encoding acyl-CoA thioesterase/BAAT N-terminal domain-containing protein — MPPTGTRTRARRAARSARRLRSVAVVTSALLVALTATGCSTGAPAAPSGPVAITAEPNGGPFDELDIRVTGLAPGSEVVLRATTTLDNLPYRSAAAFTVGDDGTIDLARDLPTDGAWTAPDPMAPFFTLGGRSDHFGVAAAYEPHDVELAVETASGDRLASTSVSRAVLGDEVEVSAVEALDFPTAFAVPTDFDPATPRPALLVLGGSEGGVVGATAVAIGFARLGYPALAVGLFKGAGQPELLAEVPLEPAVAGIEWLRTQPGIDPERVTAFGASRGGEVAVWLAATFPELVDGAIDAVGASEIHCSVPLGDRPAWTYGGTPLPCTNNAERPEFGSLIDLAAIDGPLVLACGTADRVWDSCALQARTVKRAEKAGIEVSSVTGEGASHTFTYPTDGPAVADAEAGADGIARRAFWAAVVEALGAV; from the coding sequence ATGCCCCCTACCGGCACCCGAACCCGTGCGCGCCGCGCCGCGCGCTCCGCGCGTCGCCTCCGCAGTGTCGCGGTCGTGACATCCGCCCTGCTCGTCGCCCTCACCGCGACGGGCTGCTCGACCGGCGCACCCGCCGCGCCGAGCGGCCCCGTTGCGATCACGGCCGAACCGAACGGCGGCCCGTTCGACGAACTCGACATCCGCGTCACGGGGCTCGCACCCGGCAGCGAGGTCGTACTGCGCGCCACGACCACGCTCGACAACCTGCCGTACCGTTCGGCCGCGGCGTTCACCGTCGGCGACGACGGCACCATCGACCTCGCCCGCGACCTCCCGACCGACGGCGCATGGACGGCGCCCGACCCGATGGCGCCGTTCTTCACGCTCGGCGGGCGATCCGACCACTTCGGCGTCGCCGCTGCGTACGAACCGCACGACGTCGAACTCGCCGTCGAGACCGCGTCGGGCGACCGGCTCGCCTCGACCTCGGTCTCGCGCGCGGTGCTCGGCGACGAGGTCGAGGTGAGCGCCGTCGAGGCACTCGACTTCCCGACGGCATTCGCCGTGCCGACCGACTTCGACCCTGCGACGCCGCGCCCGGCCCTCCTCGTGCTCGGCGGCAGCGAAGGGGGCGTCGTCGGCGCGACGGCCGTGGCGATCGGGTTCGCCCGTCTCGGCTACCCGGCACTCGCCGTCGGACTGTTCAAGGGCGCCGGGCAACCCGAACTGCTCGCCGAGGTGCCGCTCGAACCGGCCGTCGCGGGGATCGAATGGCTGCGCACCCAACCCGGGATCGACCCCGAACGGGTCACCGCCTTCGGGGCGTCGCGCGGCGGCGAAGTCGCCGTGTGGCTCGCCGCGACGTTCCCCGAGCTCGTGGACGGCGCGATCGACGCGGTCGGCGCGAGCGAGATCCACTGCAGCGTCCCGCTCGGCGACCGGCCCGCCTGGACGTACGGCGGCACCCCGCTGCCGTGCACGAACAACGCCGAGCGGCCCGAGTTCGGCTCGCTCATCGACCTCGCGGCGATCGACGGACCGCTCGTGCTCGCGTGCGGCACGGCCGATCGGGTCTGGGACTCGTGTGCGCTGCAGGCGCGCACCGTGAAGCGTGCCGAGAAGGCCGGCATCGAGGTGTCCTCCGTCACGGGCGAGGGGGCGAGTCACACGTTCACGTACCCGACCGACGGGCCCGCCGTCGCCGATGCCGAAGCGGGCGCCGACGGCATCGCCCGCCGGGCGTTCTGGGCGGCCGTCGTCGAGGCGCTCGGCGCCGTGTAG
- a CDS encoding thiamine pyrophosphate-binding protein encodes MATVSAHVARTLAAHIDHVFGVMGNGNAWFLDALARETSVPFTAVRHEVAGVVAADAYFRASGRIAAATATYGAGFTNTLTGLAEAVQAEVPLVLVVGDQPTAGCRAWDVDQLALASAVGARTYTVGRTDASATVVLAIEHALARRQPVVLALPYDVAALDAGDVPEAPALRHPHPLIPTGEFAAGLVADAAHALAHASRPFLLAGRGAWLAGAGPALGELAEATGAITASTALGRGIFPDARYDLGVTGGFGAEDAMALVREADVAVVFGASLNQFTMRFGELFAPGTRVFQVDVSPSATHPHVAGFVRGDAAVVADLLVDELAARGAEPSGWRESVEVASLRAYPVPETSEAPDGLAPDGLLDPRAVAARIGDLLPADRVVVSDGGHFIGWANMYWPVASPDRMMMVGTAFQSIGLGFPSVAGAAAAKPSSTVVLTTGDGGGLMALADLETAVRTAGGRGLAVVWNDAAYGAEVHLYGLKGLAREPMLIPQVDFAALARAVGAEGVVVERLADLDRLAAWVATPACERPFLLLDCRISRSVVAPYQHEIIRVNS; translated from the coding sequence ATGGCCACGGTCTCCGCCCACGTCGCCCGCACCCTCGCCGCCCACATCGACCACGTCTTCGGGGTCATGGGCAACGGCAACGCGTGGTTCCTCGACGCGCTCGCGCGCGAGACATCCGTGCCCTTCACGGCCGTGCGGCACGAGGTCGCGGGCGTCGTCGCCGCCGATGCCTACTTCCGCGCGTCGGGCCGCATCGCGGCCGCGACGGCGACGTACGGCGCGGGCTTCACGAACACCCTCACGGGGCTCGCCGAGGCCGTGCAGGCCGAGGTGCCGCTCGTCCTCGTCGTGGGCGACCAGCCGACCGCGGGCTGTCGCGCGTGGGACGTCGACCAGCTCGCCCTCGCCTCGGCGGTCGGCGCGCGCACCTACACGGTGGGGCGCACGGATGCCTCGGCGACGGTCGTGCTCGCGATCGAGCACGCGCTCGCCCGCCGCCAGCCCGTCGTGCTCGCACTCCCATACGACGTCGCCGCGCTCGACGCGGGCGACGTGCCCGAAGCGCCCGCCCTGCGGCATCCGCACCCGTTGATCCCGACCGGCGAGTTCGCGGCGGGCCTCGTCGCCGACGCCGCGCACGCCCTCGCGCACGCGAGCCGGCCGTTCCTCCTCGCGGGGCGCGGCGCGTGGCTCGCGGGCGCCGGCCCGGCGCTCGGCGAACTCGCCGAGGCGACGGGCGCGATCACGGCCTCGACGGCGCTCGGCCGCGGAATCTTCCCCGATGCCCGGTACGACCTCGGCGTCACCGGCGGGTTCGGCGCCGAGGACGCGATGGCGCTCGTCCGCGAAGCCGACGTCGCGGTCGTGTTCGGCGCGTCGCTCAACCAGTTCACGATGCGGTTCGGTGAGCTGTTCGCGCCCGGCACGCGCGTGTTCCAGGTGGATGTCTCGCCGTCGGCCACGCACCCGCACGTCGCCGGATTCGTCCGCGGCGACGCGGCCGTCGTCGCCGACCTCCTCGTCGACGAGCTCGCGGCGCGCGGCGCCGAGCCGTCGGGATGGCGCGAGTCGGTCGAGGTGGCATCGCTGCGCGCGTACCCCGTGCCCGAGACATCCGAAGCGCCCGACGGCCTCGCCCCCGACGGCCTGCTCGACCCGCGCGCGGTCGCTGCGCGCATCGGCGACCTGCTGCCCGCCGACCGGGTCGTCGTCTCCGACGGCGGGCACTTCATCGGCTGGGCGAACATGTACTGGCCGGTCGCCTCACCCGACCGCATGATGATGGTCGGCACGGCGTTCCAGTCGATCGGGCTCGGATTCCCGTCGGTCGCGGGTGCCGCGGCGGCGAAGCCCTCGTCGACCGTCGTGCTGACGACGGGTGACGGCGGCGGGCTCATGGCCCTCGCCGACCTCGAGACGGCCGTCCGCACCGCGGGCGGTCGTGGCCTCGCCGTCGTGTGGAACGACGCCGCCTACGGCGCCGAGGTGCACCTCTACGGGCTGAAGGGCCTTGCGCGCGAGCCCATGCTCATTCCCCAGGTCGACTTCGCGGCGCTCGCTCGCGCCGTCGGGGCCGAGGGCGTCGTCGTCGAGCGGCTCGCCGACCTCGACCGCCTCGCGGCGTGGGTCGCCACTCCTGCTTGCGAGCGCCCGTTCCTGCTGCTCGATTGCCGCATTTCGCGGTCGGTCGTCGCGCCGTACCAGCACGAGATCATTCGGGTCAACAGCTGA
- a CDS encoding fumarylacetoacetate hydrolase family protein, with the protein MADPSLIEAIADELLAADEHRTIVPLLTARHPGLTVDDAYAVQRVWRERREAAGAQLVGRKIGLTSKVMQVATGIDEPDYGVILDDMVYLSGADVEFDRFSNVRIEVELAFVLSKPLEGPGLTSDDVLRATDHVVPALEILNSHIALEGRTIVDTISDNAAMGAMVIGGEPVKPDALDLRWVSAILARNGVIEESGVAAAVLGHPARGVAWLADKLSQHGQSLGAGEIILAGSFTRPMQVERGDLIQADYRDLGSISCRFV; encoded by the coding sequence ATGGCAGACCCCTCGCTCATCGAGGCGATCGCCGACGAACTCCTCGCCGCCGACGAGCACCGCACGATCGTCCCGCTCCTCACCGCACGCCATCCCGGACTCACCGTGGACGACGCCTACGCCGTGCAGCGCGTCTGGCGCGAGCGCCGCGAAGCGGCCGGCGCCCAGCTCGTGGGCCGCAAGATCGGCCTCACGTCGAAGGTCATGCAAGTCGCGACGGGCATCGACGAGCCCGACTACGGCGTCATCCTCGACGACATGGTCTACCTCTCGGGCGCCGACGTCGAGTTCGACCGGTTCTCGAACGTGCGCATCGAGGTCGAACTCGCATTCGTACTGTCGAAGCCGCTCGAAGGCCCCGGCCTCACGTCCGACGACGTGCTCCGCGCGACCGACCATGTCGTGCCCGCGCTCGAGATCCTGAACTCGCACATCGCCCTCGAGGGCCGCACGATCGTCGACACGATCAGCGACAACGCCGCGATGGGCGCCATGGTCATCGGCGGCGAGCCTGTGAAACCCGACGCGCTCGACCTCCGCTGGGTGTCGGCGATCCTCGCCCGCAACGGCGTCATCGAGGAGTCGGGCGTCGCCGCCGCCGTGCTCGGCCATCCGGCGCGGGGCGTCGCCTGGCTCGCCGACAAGCTCTCGCAGCACGGGCAGTCGCTCGGTGCCGGCGAGATCATCCTCGCGGGATCGTTCACGCGCCCCATGCAGGTCGAACGGGGCGACCTCATCCAAGCCGACTACCGCGACCTCGGGAGCATCTCGTGCCGATTCGTCTGA
- a CDS encoding HpcH/HpaI aldolase family protein, which translates to MPIRLTLPPTFAARLAEAAADAAPSERARPKIGMWVCSGSPIMAEIAAGSGLDWVLIDAEHSPNGLESILAQLYAVSAYSVAPVVRVPIGDPVFIKQVLDLGAQNLLVPMVDSAEQARELVRAVRYPGRAGGAGGVARGIRGVGGSLARSTRWNRVEGYLQDASQAISLFVQIESAAAVAAVDDILAVDGVDGIFVGPADLAASMGVLGEQAHPDVVDAVLAALAAAQRAGKPAGVNAFVPEAADRYLAAGASFVSVGADVSIVARASEALAERFGANPSANSAQGGVA; encoded by the coding sequence GTGCCGATTCGTCTGACCCTGCCGCCGACGTTCGCAGCCCGGCTCGCCGAGGCGGCGGCCGACGCTGCGCCGAGCGAGCGCGCTCGCCCGAAGATCGGCATGTGGGTGTGTTCGGGCAGCCCGATCATGGCCGAGATCGCGGCCGGCAGCGGCCTCGACTGGGTGCTCATCGACGCCGAGCACTCCCCCAACGGGCTCGAGTCGATCCTCGCGCAGCTCTACGCCGTATCGGCCTACTCCGTCGCGCCGGTCGTGCGCGTGCCGATCGGCGACCCGGTCTTCATCAAGCAGGTCCTCGACCTCGGGGCGCAGAACCTCCTCGTGCCGATGGTCGATTCGGCCGAGCAGGCACGCGAACTCGTGCGCGCGGTGCGCTACCCGGGTCGCGCAGGCGGCGCAGGCGGCGTCGCGCGAGGCATCCGCGGCGTCGGCGGCTCGCTCGCGCGGTCGACGCGCTGGAACCGGGTCGAGGGCTACCTGCAGGATGCCTCGCAGGCGATCAGCCTCTTCGTGCAGATCGAGTCGGCGGCGGCCGTCGCCGCGGTCGACGACATCCTCGCGGTCGACGGCGTCGACGGGATCTTCGTCGGCCCCGCCGACCTCGCGGCGTCGATGGGCGTGCTCGGCGAGCAGGCGCATCCCGACGTCGTCGACGCCGTGCTGGCAGCGCTCGCCGCCGCACAGCGGGCAGGCAAGCCCGCGGGTGTCAACGCGTTCGTGCCCGAAGCGGCCGACCGCTACCTCGCGGCGGGCGCGTCGTTCGTGTCGGTCGGCGCCGACGTGTCGATCGTCGCGCGCGCGTCGGAGGCGCTCGCCGAGCGGTTCGGCGCGAACCCGAGCGCGAACTCGGCCCAGGGAGGAGTCGCATGA
- a CDS encoding fumarylacetoacetate hydrolase family protein — protein MTAIARPGKIIAVHLNYPSRAAQRGRRPAQPSYFLKPQSSLGETGGVIERPDGTELLAFEGEIAIVVGTPARRVAPEDGWSHIAAVTAANDFGLYDLRAADKGSNVRSKGGDGFTPLGPSLIDAAGFAEGDFRVRTWVNGVLVQDDSSDTLLFPFGRLVADLSQHFTLETGDVILTGTPAGSSVVVPGDVVEVEVDAPGSPGAPTTGRLVTTVVEGPADAGFGDFGSKPAVDDVQRAEAWGSAEAAGLAAPEPQPEASAFELTDELRERLSHVAVATLSVALRKRGYHDVFIEGVHTNLPGARIVGRARTLRFIPARPDLFESHGGGYNAQKRAFDTVGAGEVLVVDARGERGTGTVGDVLALRAKVRGAAGIVTDGGVRDFDAVREIGIPVFSQGPHPSVLGRKHVPWEVDVAIACGGAAVVPGDVIVGDGDGAIVVPPQLVEEVLAEAEAQDAADAWVAARVAEGEAVDGLFPMDASWRARYERERGETSDGGAK, from the coding sequence ATGACCGCCATCGCACGCCCCGGCAAGATCATCGCCGTGCACCTGAACTATCCGTCGCGCGCCGCTCAGCGGGGCCGCAGGCCCGCGCAGCCGAGCTACTTCTTGAAGCCGCAGTCCTCGCTCGGCGAGACGGGCGGCGTGATCGAGCGGCCGGACGGCACCGAGCTGCTCGCCTTCGAGGGCGAGATCGCGATCGTCGTCGGCACGCCGGCGCGCCGGGTCGCGCCTGAAGACGGCTGGTCGCACATCGCGGCGGTGACGGCCGCGAACGACTTCGGCCTCTACGACCTGCGCGCGGCCGACAAGGGCTCGAACGTGCGGTCGAAGGGCGGCGACGGGTTCACCCCGCTCGGGCCCTCGCTCATCGACGCAGCCGGGTTCGCAGAAGGGGACTTCCGCGTGCGCACGTGGGTCAACGGCGTGCTCGTGCAGGATGACTCCTCCGATACGCTGCTCTTCCCGTTCGGGCGGCTCGTGGCCGACCTGTCGCAGCACTTCACGCTCGAGACGGGCGACGTGATCTTGACGGGCACGCCAGCGGGGTCGTCGGTCGTCGTGCCGGGCGACGTCGTCGAGGTCGAGGTGGATGCCCCGGGGTCGCCCGGCGCGCCCACCACGGGCCGGCTCGTGACGACCGTCGTCGAAGGGCCCGCCGACGCCGGGTTCGGCGACTTCGGGTCGAAGCCCGCGGTCGACGACGTGCAGCGCGCCGAGGCGTGGGGGTCGGCCGAGGCGGCGGGGCTCGCAGCCCCCGAGCCGCAGCCCGAGGCATCCGCCTTCGAACTCACCGACGAGCTCCGCGAGCGTCTCTCGCACGTCGCCGTCGCGACCCTCTCGGTCGCCCTCCGCAAGCGCGGATACCACGACGTCTTCATCGAGGGCGTGCACACGAATCTCCCCGGCGCCCGCATCGTCGGACGCGCGCGCACCCTGCGGTTCATCCCCGCGCGCCCCGACCTCTTCGAGTCGCACGGCGGCGGCTACAACGCTCAGAAGCGCGCGTTCGACACGGTCGGCGCGGGCGAGGTGCTCGTCGTCGACGCGCGCGGCGAGCGCGGCACGGGCACCGTGGGCGACGTGCTCGCGCTCCGCGCGAAGGTCCGGGGCGCGGCGGGCATCGTGACCGACGGCGGCGTGCGCGACTTCGACGCGGTGCGCGAGATCGGCATCCCGGTGTTCTCGCAGGGCCCGCACCCGAGCGTCCTCGGCCGCAAGCACGTGCCATGGGAGGTCGACGTCGCGATCGCGTGCGGCGGAGCCGCGGTCGTGCCGGGTGATGTCATCGTGGGCGACGGCGACGGGGCGATCGTCGTCCCGCCGCAGCTCGTCGAGGAGGTGCTCGCCGAGGCCGAGGCGCAGGACGCCGCCGACGCGTGGGTCGCGGCGCGCGTGGCCGAAGGCGAGGCGGTCGACGGACTGTTCCCGATGGATGCCTCGTGGCGCGCGCGCTACGAGCGGGAGCGCGGCGAGACATCCGACGGGGGCGCGAAGTGA
- a CDS encoding GntR family transcriptional regulator, producing MTAESKSQRAYRFIRERIDDGRFVPGYRLVLAQLAGELDVSVVPVREAIRRLEAEGLVTFERNVGAQVALVDPSEYRITMETLALVEGFATGLAAPLLTPGHVARAREVNERMRRTLVDFDPHRFTELNLEFHSVLFEACPNPHVLDLVHRGWSRLRVLRDSSFSFVPGRARESVEEHDRILDLVKRGAPPLEIELAARAHRTATLDAVLAHQTHHRTQERTA from the coding sequence GTGACCGCCGAGTCGAAGTCGCAGCGCGCGTACCGGTTCATCCGCGAACGCATCGACGACGGCCGCTTCGTTCCGGGATACCGGCTCGTGCTCGCGCAGCTCGCGGGCGAGCTCGACGTCTCGGTCGTGCCCGTGCGCGAGGCGATCCGCCGCCTCGAGGCCGAGGGGCTCGTGACGTTCGAGCGGAACGTCGGCGCGCAGGTCGCCCTCGTCGACCCGTCGGAGTACCGCATCACGATGGAGACGCTCGCGCTCGTCGAGGGGTTCGCGACGGGGCTCGCCGCTCCCCTCCTCACCCCTGGGCACGTCGCGCGGGCGCGCGAGGTCAACGAGCGGATGCGCCGCACCCTCGTGGATTTCGACCCGCACCGGTTCACCGAGCTCAATCTCGAGTTCCACTCGGTGCTGTTCGAGGCGTGCCCGAACCCGCACGTCCTCGACCTCGTCCACCGCGGGTGGAGCCGCCTGCGGGTACTCCGCGACTCGTCGTTCAGCTTCGTGCCGGGCAGGGCGCGCGAGTCGGTCGAGGAGCACGACCGCATCCTCGACCTCGTCAAGCGGGGCGCGCCGCCGCTCGAGATCGAGCTCGCGGCGCGCGCCCACCGCACGGCGACGCTCGACGCCGTCCTCGCACACCAGACCCACCACCGAACGCAGGAGCGAACCGCATGA
- the hpaE gene encoding 5-carboxymethyl-2-hydroxymuconate semialdehyde dehydrogenase — translation MTRHIPHGIPDRIRHYIDGAWADSLGGETFDVLDPVTNEVYVQASAGQQADVDRAVAAAKRAFDEGPWPRLLPRQRSRVLHRIADLVEASDRRLAELETFDTGLPITQSLGQAQRAAENFRFFADLIVAQHDDAFKVPGRQMNYVNRKPKGVAGLITPWNTPFMLESWKLAPALATGNTVVLKPAEFTPLSASLWADIFREAGLPDGVFNLVNGLGEEAGDALVKHPDVPLISFTGESSTGSLIFANAAPFLKGLSMELGGKSPAVVFADADLEAALDATLFGVFSLNGERCTAGSRILVERSIYDEFVARYAARAEKIVVGDPADPATEVGALVHPEHYAKVMSYVEIGKAEARLVAGGGRPDGFGESGNWVAPTVFADVSPDARIFQEEIFGPVVAITPFDDDAEALRLANHTKYGLAAYIWTNDLKRAHTFAQNVEAGMVWLNSNNVRDLRTPFGGVKASGLGHEGGYRSIDFYTDQQAVHITLDEAHSPRFGRG, via the coding sequence ATGACCCGCCATATTCCGCACGGCATCCCCGACCGCATCCGCCACTACATCGACGGCGCATGGGCCGACTCGCTCGGCGGCGAGACGTTCGACGTCCTCGACCCCGTGACGAACGAGGTCTACGTGCAGGCGTCCGCAGGGCAGCAGGCCGACGTCGACCGCGCCGTCGCGGCCGCGAAACGCGCGTTCGACGAAGGCCCGTGGCCGCGGCTCCTCCCTAGGCAGCGCTCGCGCGTGCTGCATCGGATCGCGGATCTCGTCGAGGCATCCGACCGTCGTCTCGCCGAACTCGAGACGTTCGACACGGGCCTGCCGATCACGCAGTCGCTCGGGCAGGCGCAGCGCGCCGCCGAGAACTTCCGGTTCTTCGCCGACCTGATCGTCGCCCAGCACGACGACGCATTCAAGGTGCCGGGCCGCCAGATGAACTATGTGAACCGCAAGCCCAAGGGCGTCGCGGGCCTCATCACGCCGTGGAACACGCCCTTCATGCTCGAGTCGTGGAAGCTCGCGCCTGCGCTCGCGACGGGCAACACGGTCGTGCTGAAGCCTGCCGAGTTCACGCCGCTGTCGGCGTCGCTGTGGGCCGACATCTTCCGCGAGGCAGGGCTCCCCGACGGCGTTTTCAACCTCGTCAACGGGCTCGGCGAGGAGGCGGGCGACGCGCTCGTCAAGCACCCCGACGTGCCGCTCATCTCGTTCACGGGTGAGAGCTCGACGGGCTCGCTCATCTTCGCGAACGCGGCGCCGTTCTTGAAGGGGCTCTCGATGGAGCTCGGCGGCAAGAGCCCCGCCGTCGTGTTCGCCGACGCCGACCTCGAGGCCGCCCTCGACGCGACGCTCTTCGGCGTGTTCTCGCTCAACGGCGAGCGCTGCACGGCCGGCTCGCGCATTCTCGTCGAGCGGTCGATCTACGACGAGTTCGTCGCCCGCTACGCGGCCCGCGCCGAGAAGATCGTCGTCGGCGACCCCGCCGACCCCGCGACCGAGGTCGGCGCGCTCGTGCACCCCGAGCACTACGCCAAGGTCATGTCGTACGTGGAGATCGGCAAGGCCGAGGCGCGGCTCGTCGCAGGCGGCGGGCGGCCCGACGGCTTCGGCGAGTCGGGCAACTGGGTCGCCCCGACGGTGTTCGCGGATGTCTCGCCCGACGCCCGGATCTTCCAGGAGGAGATCTTCGGGCCCGTCGTCGCGATCACGCCGTTCGACGACGATGCCGAGGCGCTGCGCCTCGCCAACCACACGAAGTACGGCCTCGCCGCCTACATCTGGACGAACGACCTCAAGCGCGCGCACACCTTCGCACAAAACGTCGAGGCCGGCATGGTGTGGCTCAACTCGAACAACGTGCGCGACCTCCGCACGCCGTTCGGCGGCGTCAAGGCGTCGGGCCTCGGCCACGAGGGCGGGTACCGCTCGATCGACTTCTACACCGACCAGCAGGCCGTGCACATCACCCTCGACGAGGCGCACTCGCCGCGCTTCGGGCGCGGCTGA
- the hpaD gene encoding 3,4-dihydroxyphenylacetate 2,3-dioxygenase → MTAPIPTPTSPAPDIVRCAYMELVVTDLAASRQFYVDVLGLVVTEETDDAVYLRSFEEFIHHNLVLRRGPIAAVAVFSYRVRTPEDLDKAVAFYEELGCRVERRASGWTKGIGDSVRVEDPLGFPYEFFYEVEHVERLAWRYDLQTPGCLVRLDHFNQVTPDVPRAVAYMEDLGFRVTEDIQDDSGTTYAAWMRRKPTVHDTAMTGGDGPRMHHVAFATHEKHNIIAICDKLGALRRSDAIERGPGRHGVSNAFYLYLRDPDGHRVEIYTQDYWTGDPDNPVVTWDVHDNQRRDWWGNPVVPSWYTDASLVLDLDGNPKPLVTRTDDSEMEVTIGADGFSYTRKGDEEHGFKLGHTL, encoded by the coding sequence ATGACCGCACCCATCCCGACCCCGACCTCCCCGGCGCCCGACATCGTGCGCTGCGCGTACATGGAGCTCGTCGTCACCGACCTCGCCGCGTCGCGGCAGTTCTACGTCGACGTGCTCGGCCTCGTCGTGACCGAGGAGACCGACGACGCCGTCTACCTCCGCAGTTTCGAAGAGTTCATCCACCACAACCTCGTGCTCCGGCGCGGGCCGATCGCGGCCGTCGCCGTGTTCTCGTACCGAGTGCGCACGCCCGAAGACCTCGACAAGGCAGTCGCCTTCTACGAAGAGCTCGGCTGCCGCGTCGAGCGTCGCGCTTCGGGATGGACCAAGGGCATCGGCGACTCGGTGCGCGTCGAAGACCCGCTCGGCTTCCCGTACGAGTTCTTCTACGAGGTCGAGCACGTCGAGCGCCTCGCCTGGCGTTACGACCTGCAGACCCCCGGATGCCTCGTGCGACTCGACCACTTCAACCAGGTCACCCCCGACGTTCCGCGCGCGGTGGCCTACATGGAGGACCTCGGGTTCCGGGTGACCGAAGACATCCAGGATGACTCCGGCACGACCTATGCCGCGTGGATGCGCCGGAAGCCCACCGTGCACGACACCGCCATGACGGGCGGCGACGGCCCCCGCATGCACCACGTCGCGTTCGCGACCCACGAAAAGCACAACATCATCGCGATCTGCGACAAGCTCGGCGCCCTCCGCCGCTCCGACGCGATCGAGCGCGGCCCCGGCCGGCACGGCGTCTCGAACGCGTTCTACCTGTACCTCCGCGACCCCGACGGGCACCGCGTCGAGATCTACACGCAGGACTACTGGACGGGCGACCCCGACAACCCCGTCGTCACGTGGGACGTGCACGACAACCAGCGCCGCGACTGGTGGGGCAACCCCGTCGTGCCCTCCTGGTACACCGACGCGTCGCTCGTGCTCGACCTCGACGGCAACCCCAAGCCGCTCGTGACGCGCACCGACGACTCCGAGATGGAGGTCACGATCGGCGCCGACGGATTCTCGTACACGCGCAAGGGCGACGAGGAGCACGGTTTCAAGCTCGGCCACACCCTCTGA
- a CDS encoding alpha/beta fold hydrolase produces the protein MSMPGLPVAPTLHAEASDDVLIAYRVYGLDRADASHPPVLLVHGFASNAAYTWLATGWVRALEQAGRAVVTVDLRGHGDSDRPTEAGSYRPSLLGEDLVAVLDSAGVDVVDVVGYSLGARVVSVLLDVAPERVRRVVIGGAGPTELLANGGLLAEIGSLMRREELGEHAVVGRVLGQALLGGTTPELLLAMAKEIAGANLVLPPELPVLFVAGELDPVPLGVDELARERGSELVVIPGRDHVSSLTSRIFKDAAIGFFE, from the coding sequence ATGAGCATGCCGGGGCTGCCCGTCGCGCCGACCCTGCACGCCGAGGCCTCCGACGACGTCCTCATCGCGTATCGCGTCTACGGGCTCGATCGGGCGGATGCCTCGCACCCGCCGGTGCTGCTCGTGCACGGGTTCGCGTCGAACGCCGCCTACACGTGGCTCGCGACGGGGTGGGTGCGGGCGCTCGAACAGGCGGGGCGCGCGGTCGTCACGGTCGACCTGCGCGGGCACGGCGACAGCGACCGTCCGACGGAGGCCGGTTCGTACCGCCCGTCCCTCCTCGGCGAGGACCTCGTCGCGGTGCTCGACTCGGCGGGCGTCGACGTCGTCGACGTCGTCGGCTACTCGCTCGGGGCGAGGGTCGTATCGGTGCTGCTCGACGTCGCGCCCGAGCGGGTGCGGCGAGTCGTCATCGGCGGGGCGGGCCCGACCGAGCTGCTCGCCAACGGCGGGCTCCTCGCCGAGATCGGCTCGCTCATGCGGCGCGAGGAGCTCGGCGAACACGCCGTCGTCGGACGGGTGCTCGGCCAGGCGCTCCTCGGCGGCACGACGCCTGAGCTGCTGCTCGCGATGGCGAAGGAGATCGCGGGGGCGAACCTCGTCCTGCCTCCGGAGCTGCCCGTGCTGTTCGTCGCGGGCGAGCTCGACCCCGTGCCGCTCGGCGTCGACGAGCTCGCGCGCGAGCGCGGGAGCGAACTCGTCGTCATCCCCGGGCGCGACCACGTGTCGTCGCTCACGAGCCGGATCTTCAAGGACGCGGCGATCGGGTTCTTCGAGTAA